A genomic window from Polaribacter gangjinensis includes:
- the eno gene encoding phosphopyruvate hydratase, producing the protein MSIIINIHARQIFDSRGNPTVEVDVTTENGILGRAAVPSGASTGEHEAVELRDGGKAYMGKGVLNAVKNVNEILAEELLGTSVFEQNLIDKIMIDLDGTPNKSKLGANAILGVSLAVAKAAAAELGMPLYRYVGGVSANTLPVPMMNIINGGSHSDAPIAFQEFMIMPVKATSFSHAMQMGSEIFHNLKKVLHDRNLSTAVGDEGGFAPNLAGGTEDALETIALAVKNAGYVYGEEVKIALDCASAEFYVDGKYDYTKFEGETGNVRTSKEQADYLAELVSKYPIISIEDGMDENDWEGWKYLTEKIGDKVQLVGDDLFVTNVSRLSRGIENGIANSILIKVNQIGSLTETIAAVNMAKNAGYTTVMSHRSGETEDNTIADLAVALNCGQIKTGSASRSDRMAKYNQLLRIEEELEDVAYYPQEKAFKI; encoded by the coding sequence ATGAGTATTATAATAAACATTCACGCACGTCAAATTTTTGATTCAAGAGGAAATCCAACAGTAGAAGTAGATGTAACTACCGAAAACGGTATTTTAGGGAGAGCTGCAGTTCCTTCAGGAGCTTCAACAGGTGAGCACGAAGCTGTAGAATTGAGAGATGGTGGAAAAGCCTATATGGGAAAAGGTGTGTTGAATGCCGTGAAAAATGTGAATGAAATTTTAGCAGAAGAATTGTTAGGAACTTCGGTTTTTGAACAAAACTTGATTGACAAAATCATGATTGATTTAGATGGTACCCCAAATAAATCAAAATTAGGAGCAAATGCTATTTTAGGTGTTTCATTAGCAGTTGCAAAAGCTGCTGCAGCTGAATTAGGAATGCCATTATACAGATATGTTGGAGGTGTTTCTGCAAATACATTGCCTGTTCCAATGATGAATATTATCAATGGTGGTTCGCATTCTGATGCGCCAATTGCGTTTCAAGAATTTATGATTATGCCAGTAAAAGCAACATCTTTTTCACATGCCATGCAAATGGGATCTGAGATTTTTCATAATTTGAAAAAAGTGTTGCATGACCGTAATTTGTCAACAGCTGTTGGTGATGAAGGAGGTTTTGCACCAAATTTAGCTGGTGGAACAGAAGATGCTTTAGAGACTATTGCATTGGCTGTTAAAAATGCTGGATATGTTTATGGAGAAGAAGTGAAAATAGCGTTGGATTGTGCCTCAGCAGAATTTTATGTAGATGGAAAATACGACTACACAAAATTTGAAGGAGAAACTGGAAATGTGAGAACTAGTAAAGAACAAGCAGATTATTTAGCAGAATTAGTAAGTAAATATCCAATTATTTCTATTGAAGATGGAATGGATGAGAATGATTGGGAAGGTTGGAAATATTTGACTGAAAAAATTGGAGACAAAGTTCAATTAGTCGGAGATGATTTATTCGTTACTAATGTATCACGTTTATCAAGAGGTATTGAAAACGGAATCGCCAATTCAATTTTGATTAAAGTAAACCAAATAGGTTCTTTAACAGAAACTATTGCAGCTGTAAACATGGCAAAAAATGCAGGTTATACTACTGTAATGTCTCATAGATCTGGAGAAACAGAAGACAACACGATTGCTGATTTAGCAGTAGCATTGAACTGTGGACAAATTAAAACTGGTTCTGCTTCACGTTCTGACAGAATGGCGAAATACAATCAATTATTGCGTATTGAAGAAGAGTTGGAAGATGTAGCTTATTACCCACAAGAAAAAGCTTTTAAAATTTAA
- a CDS encoding ABC transporter ATP-binding protein, protein MIEVDNIHKGFGGVKILKGISAKFLPGKTSLIIGQSGSGKTVFLKSLIGLHTPEEGFISFDGRINTNFTTEEKRQWRQEIGMVFQGSALFDSQTVEENVMFPLKMFTKKTNSEMLDRVNFVLKRVNLENANKKIPAELSGGMQKRVAIARAIVMNPKYLFCDEPNSGLDPQTAIVIDNLIQEITQEYNITTVINTHDMNSVMEIGEKIIFLKNGLKAWEGSSEDIFRTDNEAVVDFVYSSNLFKKVREAYLNETK, encoded by the coding sequence ATGATAGAAGTTGATAATATTCATAAAGGATTTGGTGGAGTTAAAATTTTAAAAGGAATTTCAGCAAAATTTTTACCAGGAAAAACAAGCTTAATCATCGGTCAAAGTGGTTCTGGAAAAACGGTTTTTTTAAAATCTTTGATTGGTTTACATACGCCAGAAGAGGGTTTTATTTCTTTTGATGGAAGAATAAATACGAATTTTACAACCGAAGAAAAACGTCAATGGAGACAAGAAATTGGCATGGTTTTTCAAGGAAGTGCACTTTTTGATTCTCAAACTGTAGAAGAAAATGTAATGTTTCCGTTGAAAATGTTTACCAAAAAAACAAATTCTGAAATGTTAGATCGTGTGAATTTTGTTTTAAAAAGAGTCAATTTAGAGAATGCCAATAAAAAAATTCCAGCAGAATTATCAGGAGGAATGCAAAAAAGAGTTGCCATTGCACGAGCGATTGTAATGAATCCAAAATATTTATTTTGTGATGAACCAAATTCTGGTTTAGACCCTCAAACAGCTATTGTTATTGATAATTTAATTCAAGAAATTACCCAAGAATATAACATTACAACTGTTATAAATACTCATGATATGAATTCTGTAATGGAAATTGGAGAAAAAATTATTTTTTTAAAAAATGGATTAAAGGCTTGGGAAGGAAGTAGTGAAGATATATTTAGAACTGATAATGAGGCGGTTGTGGATTTTGTATATTCATCAAACCTTTTCAAAAAAGTACGAGAGGCATATTTAAATGAAACAAAATAA
- a CDS encoding CIA30 family protein, giving the protein MFTIAMQKSLTSILFLSLFMNSGQLIFDFSRDTDVSVWKVVNDVVMGGKSSGKFSINNEGNAVFYGNVSLENNGGFSSVRHQFLKKKINSSTKIKIRLKGDGNAYQLRIKKNQSDYYSYVATFQTNNNWEIIEVNLSEMQPKFRGKSLSLPNFSENSFEEIAFLIGNKKAQDFCLEIDKIYLE; this is encoded by the coding sequence ATGTTTACAATCGCGATGCAAAAAAGTTTAACTTCAATTTTATTTCTTTCTTTATTCATGAACTCAGGGCAGCTTATTTTTGATTTTTCAAGAGATACAGATGTTTCTGTTTGGAAAGTAGTTAATGATGTTGTAATGGGAGGCAAATCTTCAGGAAAATTTAGTATCAATAACGAAGGTAATGCCGTTTTTTATGGAAATGTATCTCTAGAAAATAATGGCGGATTTTCATCTGTAAGACATCAGTTTCTAAAGAAGAAAATAAATTCTTCAACTAAAATCAAAATTCGGTTAAAAGGAGATGGAAATGCATATCAACTGAGAATTAAAAAAAATCAGAGTGATTATTATTCATATGTTGCAACTTTTCAAACGAACAATAATTGGGAAATTATCGAAGTTAATCTTTCAGAAATGCAACCAAAATTTAGAGGAAAATCGCTGAGTTTGCCTAATTTTTCAGAGAATAGTTTCGAGGAAATAGCATTTTTAATCGGTAATAAAAAAGCACAAGATTTTTGTTTAGAGATTGATAAAATTTATTTAGAATAA
- a CDS encoding fasciclin domain-containing protein, with translation MKKVTSIILALFAGIVFTSCNDDNDTVMETNTIVDVAVKNNLTSLVAAVQRAGLASTLSANGSFTVFAPTNEAFQALLDSNQNWNSINDIPVETLQAVLLFHVLDGTVRSTDLSDTYVNTLSTGPNDEPLSLQVKVTGGVAFNGDATPVNVDVNASNGIVHVINKVMLPPNIVTLALNNGGFTSLVAALTDSRHTTDFVSVLSGNGPFTVFAPTNAAFQALLDSNPNWNSLADVPIATLDAVLKYHVVNGANVQANQLTNGSVTTLGGSITINLTDGAQIQTSSSQTVNILVGAATNDVQGTNGVIHAIDTVLLP, from the coding sequence ATGAAAAAAGTAACGAGTATTATTTTAGCATTATTTGCAGGAATCGTTTTTACATCTTGCAATGACGACAATGACACTGTAATGGAAACAAACACGATTGTTGATGTTGCAGTTAAAAACAATTTAACTAGTTTAGTAGCTGCTGTTCAAAGAGCAGGATTAGCATCAACTTTATCTGCCAATGGCTCTTTTACGGTTTTTGCCCCAACTAACGAAGCTTTTCAAGCGTTATTAGATTCAAATCAGAATTGGAATTCAATAAATGATATTCCAGTTGAAACTTTACAAGCAGTATTATTATTTCACGTTTTAGATGGGACTGTAAGATCTACAGATTTATCAGATACCTATGTAAATACTTTGTCAACAGGACCAAATGATGAGCCCTTGTCTTTGCAAGTTAAAGTTACAGGTGGTGTTGCTTTTAATGGTGATGCAACTCCAGTTAATGTTGATGTGAATGCATCAAATGGAATTGTTCATGTAATTAACAAAGTAATGTTACCTCCAAATATTGTAACATTAGCTTTAAACAATGGAGGATTTACAAGTTTAGTTGCTGCTTTAACTGATAGTAGACATACAACTGATTTCGTTTCAGTTTTATCAGGAAATGGTCCTTTTACAGTATTCGCTCCAACAAATGCTGCTTTTCAGGCATTATTAGATTCAAATCCAAATTGGAACTCATTAGCTGATGTGCCAATTGCAACGTTAGATGCAGTTTTAAAATACCACGTTGTTAATGGAGCAAATGTACAAGCTAATCAATTAACCAATGGAAGTGTTACAACTCTTGGTGGAAGCATCACAATAAATCTAACTGATGGGGCTCAAATTCAAACATCGAGTTCTCAAACTGTGAATATATTAGTAGGAGCTGCAACAAATGATGTACAAGGAACAAATGGAGTTATCCATGCAATTGACACAGTCTTGTTGCCATAA
- a CDS encoding citrate synthase yields MSNTAKLVIGENSYEFPLVKGTENEVAIDIKNLRTATNGVITLDSGYKNTGSCESSITFLDGEKGILRYRGYDIEELAEKATFLEVAYALIFGDLPTKEQLEKFYADIKVQSVVDEDVKKIVDAFPKSAHPMGVLSSLTSALTAFNPSSVNVKSEEDMYKAICKIMGKFPVLVAWTMRKKQGLPLNYGSKSLDYVENIMKMMFEQPNEPYVVNPIIKDALDKLLILHADHEQNCSTSTVRIAGSSHVGLFASLSAGISALWGPLHGGANQAVLEMLEAIKADDGDTKKYMAKAKDKDDPFRLMGFGHRVYKNFDPRARIIKKAADDVLNDLGVNDPILAIAKGLEQEALNDPYFVERKLYPNVDFYSGIIYRAMDIPTDMFTVMFALGRLPGWIAQWREMRLNNEPIGRPRQIYVGETLRSFKSISER; encoded by the coding sequence ATGTCAAATACTGCAAAGTTAGTAATAGGAGAAAATTCGTACGAATTTCCATTAGTGAAAGGAACTGAGAATGAGGTTGCTATCGATATAAAAAATTTAAGAACAGCCACTAATGGCGTTATAACTTTAGATTCTGGTTACAAAAATACAGGTTCTTGCGAGAGCAGTATTACGTTTTTAGATGGTGAAAAAGGAATTTTACGTTACAGAGGTTATGACATAGAAGAGTTGGCTGAAAAAGCTACTTTTTTAGAAGTTGCATACGCTTTAATTTTTGGAGATTTACCTACTAAAGAACAATTAGAAAAGTTTTATGCCGATATCAAAGTACAATCTGTAGTTGATGAAGATGTTAAAAAGATCGTAGATGCTTTTCCAAAATCAGCCCATCCAATGGGAGTTTTATCTTCTTTAACAAGTGCATTGACTGCGTTCAATCCTTCTTCGGTAAATGTAAAATCTGAAGAAGATATGTACAAAGCTATATGTAAAATTATGGGAAAATTCCCAGTTTTGGTAGCGTGGACAATGCGTAAAAAACAAGGTTTGCCTTTAAATTATGGTTCAAAATCGTTGGATTATGTTGAAAATATTATGAAAATGATGTTTGAGCAACCAAACGAACCTTATGTTGTAAATCCAATTATTAAAGATGCGCTAGACAAATTATTGATTTTACACGCAGATCATGAACAAAATTGTTCTACATCAACTGTAAGAATTGCAGGTTCATCTCATGTTGGATTATTTGCTTCTTTATCAGCCGGAATTTCTGCACTTTGGGGACCTTTGCATGGAGGCGCAAATCAAGCAGTTTTGGAAATGTTGGAAGCTATTAAAGCGGATGATGGTGATACCAAAAAATACATGGCGAAAGCAAAAGACAAAGATGATCCTTTCAGATTGATGGGTTTTGGTCACAGAGTGTATAAAAATTTTGATCCAAGAGCAAGAATTATTAAAAAAGCAGCTGATGATGTTTTAAATGATTTAGGCGTAAATGATCCAATTTTAGCTATTGCAAAAGGTTTAGAGCAAGAAGCTTTAAATGATCCGTATTTTGTAGAAAGAAAATTATATCCAAACGTAGATTTCTATTCGGGAATTATTTACAGAGCAATGGATATTCCAACAGATATGTTTACAGTAATGTTTGCTTTAGGACGTTTGCCAGGTTGGATTGCACAGTGGAGAGAAATGCGATTAAATAATGAACCAATTGGAAGACCACGTCAAATTTACGTTGGCGAAACTTTGCGATCATTTAAATCTATATCAGAAAGATAA
- a CDS encoding MlaE family ABC transporter permease: protein MNYIEHVGKYFMMLFQVFKKPQRRRFFYESLFKEIEELGLKSLGIIMFISFFIGGVIALQTALNVESPFIPKSLIGFAAKRSVILEFAPTFCSIILAGKVGSYITSSIGTMRVTEQIDALEVMGINSLNHLVLPKVIATVFFYPFLISLAMVLGIFGGWVAGIISGLFSGLDYIEGLQMEFKPFLITYAMIKTLVFAFLIATVPSYHGYYVKGGSIAVGKASTKSVVWTTILIVIFNYFLTQMLLT from the coding sequence ATGAACTACATAGAACATGTTGGTAAATATTTCATGATGCTTTTTCAGGTTTTTAAAAAACCTCAAAGACGTCGTTTTTTTTACGAATCACTTTTCAAAGAAATTGAAGAATTAGGGCTGAAATCTTTAGGAATTATCATGTTTATTTCCTTTTTTATTGGAGGTGTTATTGCTTTGCAAACAGCATTAAATGTTGAAAGTCCTTTTATACCAAAATCTCTGATTGGTTTTGCCGCAAAACGATCGGTAATTTTAGAGTTTGCTCCAACTTTTTGTTCAATTATTTTGGCAGGAAAAGTAGGGTCTTATATTACGTCAAGTATTGGAACTATGAGAGTTACAGAGCAAATTGACGCTCTTGAAGTAATGGGAATTAACTCTCTGAATCATTTGGTTTTGCCAAAAGTAATTGCCACTGTTTTCTTTTACCCTTTTTTAATTTCTTTGGCAATGGTATTGGGTATTTTTGGAGGATGGGTTGCAGGTATCATATCTGGATTATTTAGTGGTCTAGATTATATAGAGGGTTTGCAAATGGAATTTAAACCATTTTTGATAACCTATGCTATGATTAAAACCTTAGTTTTTGCATTTTTAATTGCTACTGTTCCATCTTACCATGGATATTATGTAAAAGGAGGTTCGATTGCTGTTGGAAAAGCAAGTACCAAATCTGTTGTTTGGACCACAATTTTGATTGTAATTTTTAATTATTTCTTAACTCAAATGCTGTTGACGTAA
- a CDS encoding PrsW family intramembrane metalloprotease — protein MSLLLLAIAPAMIIILYIYFKDKFEKEPVRFLFKNFLMGAIVSVVITLILSAVANHIYPLTDTTSIYQQFINAFFLVGLVEEFSKYIIVKYYAQKNSEFNEPFDGIVYAVMVSMGFAALENILYVFEHGAATGILRAFTAVPAHATFGILMGYFMGLAKFSKNKQLLNFTGLVVATFFHGSYDFFLFINFIPGIAIGAFVSLIIGIILSKKAIKIHQKNSHFRF, from the coding sequence ATGAGTTTACTTTTATTGGCAATTGCGCCAGCAATGATTATCATTCTGTATATCTATTTCAAAGATAAATTTGAAAAAGAACCTGTTCGTTTTTTATTCAAAAATTTCTTGATGGGCGCTATAGTAAGTGTTGTTATTACATTGATTTTAAGTGCAGTTGCAAATCATATTTATCCATTGACTGATACAACTAGTATATATCAACAATTTATAAATGCTTTTTTTCTTGTTGGTTTGGTCGAAGAATTTTCGAAATATATTATTGTAAAATATTATGCTCAAAAGAACTCAGAATTCAATGAACCTTTTGACGGAATTGTATATGCAGTAATGGTTTCTATGGGATTTGCAGCCTTAGAAAACATTTTATATGTTTTTGAACATGGAGCTGCAACAGGAATTCTTAGAGCTTTTACAGCAGTTCCTGCACACGCAACTTTCGGAATTTTAATGGGCTATTTTATGGGATTAGCTAAGTTTTCAAAAAACAAACAATTGTTAAATTTTACAGGATTGGTAGTTGCAACCTTTTTTCATGGATCCTATGATTTTTTCTTGTTCATTAATTTTATTCCTGGAATTGCAATTGGCGCTTTTGTTTCACTAATTATAGGAATTATTTTATCCAAAAAAGCGATTAAAATTCATCAAAAAAATTCACATTTCAGATTTTAA
- a CDS encoding dimethylarginine dimethylaminohydrolase family protein — protein sequence MLQLNITNETSQLKAVVLGIANSNGSIPKLEDCYDPKSREHVLNGTYPKEEDMIEEMEAVAAVFKKYDIAVYRPKVIKNYNQIFSRDIAFVIEDKLIKANILPDREKEYIAIQHVTNQINPINIIELPKECHIEGGDVMPWNEYIFVGTYTGDDYASFITARTNKHAVLALQQLFPNKIVKSFELRKHNTDPKENALHLDCCFQPIGKNKAILHKNGFLIEEEYNWLVNYFGKEHIFEITKDEMYDMNSNVFSISEDVIISEKNFTRLNNWLRKNGFIVEEVPYAEIAKQEGLLRCSTLPLIRE from the coding sequence ATGTTACAACTCAATATAACAAACGAAACTTCTCAATTAAAAGCGGTGGTTTTAGGCATTGCAAACAGCAATGGCTCAATTCCTAAGCTAGAAGATTGTTATGACCCAAAAAGTAGAGAACATGTTTTGAATGGGACTTATCCAAAAGAGGAGGATATGATTGAAGAAATGGAAGCTGTTGCTGCTGTTTTTAAAAAATATGATATCGCCGTTTACAGACCCAAAGTCATCAAAAATTACAATCAAATTTTTTCTAGAGATATTGCATTCGTCATTGAAGATAAATTGATAAAAGCCAATATTTTGCCAGATAGAGAAAAAGAATACATTGCAATTCAGCATGTTACCAATCAAATAAATCCTATAAATATTATTGAGCTTCCAAAAGAATGCCATATTGAAGGTGGAGATGTCATGCCATGGAATGAGTATATTTTCGTTGGAACTTATACAGGTGATGATTATGCAAGCTTTATTACAGCTCGTACAAATAAACATGCAGTCTTAGCATTACAACAATTATTCCCAAACAAAATTGTAAAGTCTTTTGAATTAAGAAAACATAATACTGATCCAAAAGAAAATGCATTGCATTTAGATTGTTGCTTTCAACCTATTGGAAAAAACAAAGCAATTTTACATAAAAATGGCTTTTTGATTGAAGAAGAATATAATTGGTTAGTAAATTATTTTGGGAAGGAACACATTTTTGAAATAACCAAGGATGAAATGTACGACATGAATAGCAATGTTTTTTCAATTTCTGAAGATGTTATTATTTCCGAAAAAAACTTTACAAGACTTAATAATTGGTTACGCAAAAATGGATTTATAGTCGAAGAAGTTCCTTATGCAGAAATTGCAAAACAAGAAGGTTTGTTGAGATGCTCAACATTACCTTTAATTCGAGAATAA
- the pafA gene encoding alkaline phosphatase PafA has product MKKIIFILFLSFIFLNFTEEKTTSEKPKLVIGIVVDQMRYDYLTRYYHRFGNDGFKRLLNEGFSVENAHFNYIPTYTAVGHTSIYTGTTPDHHGIIGNNWYDKFLKKSIYCVDDFNYTSVGTESDYGQKSPYRLATTTVTDQLLLAQNMRGKSIGIALKDRSAILPVGHTATAAYWYEGKDKGHFITSSFYRNDLPTWVTDFNKLQKADYYTSKLWNTLYDIKTYTNSTADNSIFEGVFTGEKLPVFPHDIPNLKKENGNLSIISETPFGNSLTLDFAKAAIIGENLGRGKDTDFLAISFSSTDYVGHKYGVDAVETEDTYLRLDRDLAELFRFLDEKVGKGKYTIFLTADHGAIRVPAYLDSLKIPAKYFNTRKFKNFLDSVSTKHFKSTELVENFSNYQLFLDKEKISTLGFKLDEVAEIFADELVNFETINKAVTAKTLQKTNFTKGILNVLQNGYNQKLSGDVLLIPNPGTISGKRTGTTHGSGFSYDTHVPIIFYGNGIKKGTTKKRYEITDIAPTIANLLKIEAPNSTTGKIIEEVFK; this is encoded by the coding sequence ATGAAAAAAATCATTTTTATTCTCTTTTTATCTTTCATTTTTTTAAATTTTACGGAAGAAAAAACAACTTCTGAAAAACCAAAATTAGTAATTGGAATTGTGGTAGATCAAATGCGTTATGACTATCTTACAAGATATTATCATCGCTTTGGAAATGATGGATTTAAACGTCTTTTAAATGAAGGTTTTTCAGTAGAAAATGCTCATTTTAATTATATCCCAACTTATACAGCTGTTGGTCACACATCCATTTATACAGGTACAACTCCAGATCATCATGGAATTATCGGGAATAATTGGTATGATAAATTTTTAAAAAAATCCATTTATTGCGTAGATGATTTTAACTACACTTCTGTAGGAACAGAGTCAGATTATGGGCAAAAATCACCTTACAGATTGGCCACAACAACTGTTACAGACCAATTATTATTGGCGCAAAATATGCGTGGAAAATCTATTGGAATTGCCTTAAAAGATAGATCTGCCATTTTGCCTGTTGGACACACTGCAACTGCTGCATATTGGTATGAAGGAAAAGACAAAGGTCATTTTATAACAAGTTCGTTTTATAGAAATGATTTGCCAACTTGGGTAACTGATTTTAACAAGTTGCAAAAAGCGGATTATTACACTTCAAAACTTTGGAATACATTGTATGACATTAAAACTTACACAAACAGCACTGCAGATAATTCAATTTTTGAAGGTGTTTTTACAGGAGAAAAATTACCTGTTTTTCCACACGACATTCCGAATTTGAAAAAAGAAAATGGAAATTTAAGCATCATTTCAGAAACTCCTTTTGGAAATTCATTGACTTTAGATTTCGCAAAAGCAGCCATCATTGGAGAAAATTTAGGAAGAGGAAAAGATACTGACTTTTTGGCTATTAGTTTTTCAAGTACAGATTATGTAGGCCATAAATATGGTGTTGATGCTGTTGAAACTGAAGACACTTATCTCAGATTAGACAGAGATTTAGCAGAATTATTTCGATTTTTAGATGAAAAAGTTGGAAAAGGAAAATATACCATTTTCTTAACTGCAGATCATGGTGCTATAAGAGTTCCTGCATATTTAGATTCTTTAAAAATTCCTGCAAAATATTTTAACACTCGAAAATTTAAAAACTTTTTAGATTCTGTTTCAACAAAACATTTTAAATCCACAGAATTGGTTGAGAATTTTTCCAATTATCAATTGTTTTTAGATAAAGAAAAAATAAGTACTCTTGGATTTAAATTGGACGAAGTTGCTGAAATATTTGCTGATGAATTGGTAAATTTTGAGACAATAAATAAAGCTGTAACTGCAAAAACTTTGCAAAAAACGAATTTTACAAAAGGAATTTTAAACGTTTTACAAAACGGATACAATCAAAAATTGTCTGGAGATGTACTGCTGATTCCCAATCCAGGAACAATTTCAGGAAAAAGAACAGGAACTACTCATGGTTCTGGTTTTTCTTATGACACGCACGTTCCCATTATTTTTTATGGAAATGGTATTAAAAAAGGAACTACAAAAAAGCGTTATGAAATTACAGATATCGCTCCAACAATCGCCAATTTATTAAAAATTGAGGCACCAAATTCGACTACAGGAAAAATTATTGAAGAAGTTTTTAAGTAA
- the ctlX gene encoding citrulline utilization hydrolase CtlX yields the protein MQQTTNSILMIRPINFRMNEQTAVNNYYQEALDLKNAEINKKAQFEFDTYVDKLKSHGIEVVVISDTDEFDTPDALFPNNWISFHEDGTVALYPMFAENRRHERREDILDILEEKGFLIENVIDYTSAEEEEIFLEGTGSLLLDRVNKKAYCALSPRADEDLFIEFCEDFEYTPVIFTAYQTVDGKRKPIYHTNVMMCLAETFAVICLDTIDDKQERKNVVKHLKEDRKHIIEITENQVTHFAGNMLQVKGTNNERFLVMSQAAFDCLTPTQIQQITKHCKIISSSLETIETCGGGSARCMMAEIFLPKM from the coding sequence ATGCAACAAACAACTAATTCTATTTTAATGATTCGTCCGATTAATTTTAGGATGAACGAACAAACAGCCGTTAATAATTATTATCAAGAAGCGTTAGATTTAAAAAATGCTGAAATCAATAAAAAAGCTCAATTTGAATTTGATACTTATGTTGACAAATTAAAAAGTCATGGAATTGAAGTTGTTGTCATCTCAGATACAGATGAATTTGACACTCCTGATGCACTTTTTCCTAACAATTGGATTTCATTTCATGAAGATGGCACAGTAGCATTATATCCTATGTTTGCTGAAAATAGAAGGCATGAAAGACGTGAAGATATTTTAGATATTTTAGAGGAAAAAGGTTTTTTGATTGAAAATGTAATAGATTATACAAGTGCTGAAGAAGAAGAAATATTTTTAGAAGGTACAGGAAGTTTGTTGTTAGACCGTGTAAATAAAAAAGCATATTGTGCCTTATCACCAAGAGCTGATGAGGATTTATTTATAGAGTTTTGCGAAGATTTTGAATATACTCCTGTAATTTTTACAGCATATCAAACTGTTGATGGAAAAAGAAAACCAATTTATCATACCAATGTTATGATGTGTTTGGCAGAAACTTTTGCAGTGATTTGTTTGGATACCATTGATGATAAACAAGAACGAAAAAATGTTGTAAAACATTTAAAAGAAGACAGAAAACACATCATTGAAATTACGGAAAACCAAGTCACTCATTTTGCAGGGAATATGTTGCAAGTAAAAGGAACAAATAACGAACGATTTTTAGTGATGAGTCAAGCAGCTTTCGATTGTTTAACTCCAACCCAAATTCAACAAATTACCAAACATTGCAAAATAATTTCTAGTTCTTTAGAAACCATTGAAACTTGTGGAGGGGGGAGTGCACGTTGCATGATGGCTGAGATTTTTTTACCAAAAATGTAA